From Neobacillus sp. PS2-9, the proteins below share one genomic window:
- a CDS encoding PLP-dependent aminotransferase family protein, with translation MEWKPDRESKNPIYKQLAEYIEQGIADGSFPPDKPLPSERGLAKELGVNRSTVISAYDLLESNGLIDRNRGSGTTISKDIWGITKKRIPSWNRYIEAGPFLPNLPVTQRLHKETAEQNLINLASGELSQDLFPLSSLRVITSNRSFIGTLGYDHPQGNPILRETLAKHVKQFRSIDTDPSSILITSGAQQALHLVVQCLLKPGDAVAIEDPSYHYNLPVFKSAGIKTYFLKVNKDGINPHDITDLYKKHRIRMIFLNPIYQNPTGTLMSENNRKKVLEISSEYGIPVVEDDPYSLTSFSGEKMQTLKSLDRYGNVLYISSLTKIIASGLRIGWIIGPKAVIERLSDAKQQVDFGHASYSQWIANDFLESRDFENHLNDLVKQLESRKDQIVFSLQSFLKEQVDFHVPEGGIHLWCRIKKEFNENQLLEESIKRGVIFVPGSTMGSEKGFVRFTFSREKEDNIHEGIKRFAEALNAVTN, from the coding sequence ATGGAATGGAAACCAGATAGAGAATCTAAAAATCCCATTTATAAACAGCTTGCAGAGTATATTGAACAAGGTATCGCAGATGGCTCTTTTCCGCCTGATAAACCCTTACCTTCTGAAAGAGGCTTGGCCAAAGAACTTGGTGTCAATAGAAGCACAGTGATTTCTGCCTATGACCTATTGGAATCAAATGGACTTATTGATCGAAATAGAGGCAGTGGAACGACAATTAGCAAAGATATTTGGGGCATTACCAAGAAACGTATTCCTAGTTGGAACAGGTATATTGAGGCAGGTCCGTTTTTGCCCAATTTGCCTGTAACACAAAGATTACATAAAGAGACGGCAGAGCAAAATCTAATCAATTTGGCCAGTGGAGAATTATCACAAGATCTTTTTCCATTGAGCTCACTTAGAGTGATAACCTCTAACCGATCCTTTATTGGAACCTTGGGGTATGACCATCCTCAAGGAAATCCAATTCTGCGAGAAACACTTGCGAAACATGTTAAACAGTTTCGCAGCATAGATACGGACCCATCATCGATTTTAATTACCTCAGGGGCACAGCAAGCATTGCATCTAGTTGTTCAATGTTTGTTAAAACCTGGTGATGCAGTAGCGATTGAAGATCCTTCGTATCATTACAATCTGCCTGTATTCAAATCAGCAGGTATCAAAACCTACTTTTTAAAAGTGAATAAGGACGGAATTAACCCCCATGACATAACCGATTTATATAAAAAACATAGAATACGGATGATTTTTTTAAATCCGATTTATCAAAACCCTACAGGCACTTTAATGTCAGAAAACAATCGAAAAAAGGTGCTTGAGATATCATCAGAATATGGAATTCCAGTTGTGGAGGATGACCCGTATAGTTTAACCTCATTTTCAGGGGAAAAGATGCAAACTCTTAAATCATTAGATCGTTATGGAAATGTTTTGTATATTAGTTCTCTAACAAAAATTATTGCTTCAGGTCTAAGAATTGGTTGGATTATAGGACCAAAAGCAGTGATTGAGAGATTATCTGATGCCAAGCAGCAAGTCGATTTTGGGCATGCAAGCTATTCTCAATGGATAGCAAATGATTTTTTAGAATCTAGAGATTTTGAAAACCATCTTAATGACTTAGTTAAGCAATTAGAGAGTCGTAAAGATCAAATAGTTTTCAGCCTTCAGTCCTTTTTAAAAGAACAGGTTGATTTTCATGTTCCTGAAGGCGGTATCCATTTATGGTGCAGGATAAAAAAAGAATTCAATGAAAATCAATTGCTTGAAGAATCGATCAAAAGAGGAGTTATTTTTGTACCTGGCTCAACCATGGGCTCTGAGAAAGGATTCGTCCGTTTTACTTTTTCAAGGGAAAAAGAAGATAATATTCATGAAGGAATCAAACGGTTTGCTGAAGCTCTTAATGCTGTTACAAACTAA
- a CDS encoding DUF3147 family protein — MFAIVKILISAIIIGVITEFSRRYPQQGGIIAALPIVSLLSILWLYTQGEQIDKISKFAMGVVWGLPGTVVMLLIIGITLKYSIHLFASLGLGIAGWLIFYFAQDFIVKHLIN, encoded by the coding sequence ATGTTCGCAATAGTTAAAATTCTTATCTCAGCCATTATAATTGGCGTTATTACAGAATTTTCGCGGAGGTATCCCCAACAAGGTGGAATCATTGCAGCTTTACCAATTGTCAGCCTTTTAAGTATCTTATGGTTATATACTCAAGGCGAACAGATAGACAAAATAAGTAAGTTTGCTATGGGTGTTGTTTGGGGGCTTCCTGGAACAGTAGTTATGTTGTTAATAATAGGAATAACACTGAAATATTCCATTCATTTATTTGCTTCATTAGGTCTTGGAATCGCTGGTTGGCTAATCTTCTATTTTGCTCAAGACTTCATAGTGAAACATCTTATTAACTAA
- a CDS encoding MarR family transcriptional regulator, with protein MDKEIILLNHLWTDIYYQLRYNHQEKITHQGIRILQVIEKEDEVGIKEIANAIQVSHNTASEHIKRLLEKNYVFKTRSSKDERKVILRLSELGINVLHRHSSLDEEKLKQILFEQMSDEERKLILEAFTLLKERAKDVRNS; from the coding sequence ATGGATAAGGAAATCATACTTTTAAATCATCTTTGGACGGACATTTACTATCAGTTACGTTATAACCACCAAGAAAAAATTACTCATCAAGGTATTCGTATTCTACAAGTTATTGAAAAAGAGGACGAAGTAGGAATAAAAGAAATTGCTAATGCGATTCAGGTGTCTCATAACACAGCTTCAGAGCATATTAAACGCTTATTGGAAAAAAATTATGTATTTAAAACTCGTAGTAGCAAGGATGAGCGAAAGGTTATTCTAAGGCTTTCCGAATTAGGAATCAATGTACTACATCGTCATTCAAGTTTAGATGAAGAAAAACTAAAACAAATTCTATTCGAACAAATGAGCGATGAAGAAAGGAAACTTATCTTAGAGGCATTTACATTACTAAAGGAGAGAGCAAAAGATGTTCGCAATAGTTAA
- a CDS encoding YfmQ family protein, protein MMWTISSIIVISLLKILMTCLPTGTVEWIIKKFDVHSKLIDQEVTVTLDGNLIEGEEKKQIINDFNEAVFLDKKYIYPGTEEFYLHPENSGPPIVIDSQKGKHAIRLFVFRYEDHVDVVKQYKKKVAAYSLSSDSLQKCSFSIASDAV, encoded by the coding sequence ATGATGTGGACTATAAGTTCAATCATTGTAATAAGCTTGCTTAAAATCTTAATGACCTGTTTGCCAACTGGTACAGTGGAATGGATTATCAAAAAATTTGATGTGCATTCTAAACTGATTGATCAGGAGGTAACGGTAACCCTTGACGGAAACCTGATAGAAGGGGAAGAAAAGAAACAGATTATTAATGATTTTAATGAAGCTGTTTTCTTAGATAAGAAGTATATATACCCAGGAACAGAGGAGTTTTATTTACATCCCGAGAACAGTGGACCTCCAATAGTCATTGATTCGCAGAAAGGTAAACATGCCATTAGGTTGTTTGTGTTCCGTTACGAAGATCATGTGGATGTAGTGAAACAGTACAAGAAGAAAGTGGCGGCATATAGTTTATCTTCAGACAGCCTCCAAAAATGTTCTTTTTCAATAGCGAGTGATGCAGTTTAA
- a CDS encoding aldo/keto reductase, producing the protein MKKRSIGFNGPLVSEIGLGCMGMSWLYGKAERGESMATIHEALEVGITLFDTGDLYGDGHNELLLREALQGTQRDNAFIAVKFDGKFHSPEKNYEEVDHRPSTVKNFLKDSLLRLGVEYIDLYQPARVNPTIPIEETVGAISDLVKEGYVRHIGLSEVGVDTIRRAHAVHPISWLQIEYSLFNRGIELKILPTLRELGISLSAYGVLSRGLLSGNWSKERVVSSEDVRGKAPRFTRGNIERNLALVEELRKIAEEKQATVAQMAIAWALSQGDDVIPLIGARRRSQLSESLGAVNLKLSFNDLSRIEEAVPSELVSGEYYAKPRKKWFI; encoded by the coding sequence ATGAAAAAAAGATCGATTGGTTTTAATGGTCCATTGGTTTCTGAGATTGGTCTCGGTTGTATGGGGATGTCGTGGCTTTATGGCAAGGCGGAACGGGGCGAAAGTATGGCTACCATTCACGAGGCACTTGAGGTAGGCATTACACTTTTTGATACCGGCGACCTTTATGGTGATGGCCATAATGAATTACTTTTACGGGAAGCTTTACAAGGAACACAAAGAGACAATGCTTTCATTGCAGTAAAATTTGATGGAAAGTTTCACTCGCCTGAAAAAAATTATGAGGAAGTTGATCACCGACCAAGTACAGTGAAAAATTTTCTTAAGGATAGTCTGTTGCGCCTAGGTGTAGAGTATATTGATCTTTATCAGCCTGCTCGTGTAAATCCTACTATACCTATAGAGGAAACTGTTGGTGCTATTTCTGATTTGGTAAAGGAGGGATATGTTCGACACATTGGCCTTTCAGAAGTAGGGGTGGATACCATTCGACGGGCTCATGCTGTCCATCCGATAAGTTGGTTGCAAATAGAATATTCTCTTTTTAATAGAGGAATTGAATTAAAGATTCTTCCTACATTACGGGAATTAGGCATTTCCCTTTCGGCTTATGGTGTACTTTCAAGAGGGCTGCTAAGTGGTAATTGGTCAAAAGAGCGTGTAGTAAGTTCCGAAGATGTACGTGGTAAAGCACCGCGGTTTACCAGGGGGAATATTGAAAGGAACTTAGCCCTTGTAGAGGAATTGCGTAAAATTGCAGAAGAAAAGCAGGCAACTGTTGCCCAGATGGCCATTGCATGGGCTTTATCACAGGGGGATGATGTGATCCCATTAATTGGTGCGAGAAGGAGGTCACAACTTTCTGAGTCACTAGGTGCAGTGAACCTGAAGTTAAGTTTTAACGACCTTTCACGTATAGAAGAAGCAGTTCCTTCAGAATTAGTCTCAGGTGAATACTACGCTAAACCACGAAAAAAGTGGTTCATTTAA
- a CDS encoding DUF1801 domain-containing protein: protein MEEIKKKFNSIDEYILQFPLELQEKLQALRKVIKESAPDAKEKISYQMPTFVLHRNLVHFAAYKNHIGFYPTSRGIEAFKHKISDYKSSKGAVQFPLDQPLPYELISEIVKFSVAEELKKESARKLKKKKVD, encoded by the coding sequence ATGGAAGAAATCAAAAAGAAGTTTAATTCAATTGACGAATACATATTACAATTTCCTCTTGAGCTTCAGGAAAAACTGCAAGCCTTAAGAAAGGTGATAAAGGAGTCTGCACCAGATGCAAAAGAAAAGATAAGCTATCAAATGCCAACTTTTGTTTTACATAGAAATCTAGTACATTTCGCTGCCTATAAAAATCATATTGGCTTTTATCCAACTTCAAGAGGAATCGAGGCTTTTAAACATAAAATTTCTGATTATAAAAGTTCAAAAGGAGCGGTACAATTTCCTTTAGATCAGCCACTACCATATGAATTAATAAGTGAAATCGTAAAATTTAGCGTTGCTGAAGAGTTAAAGAAAGAATCAGCAAGGAAATTGAAAAAGAAAAAAGTAGATTGA
- a CDS encoding SDR family oxidoreductase, with product MKMLVTGATGKLGTKVVEALLKTVPASQLAVSVRNPEKAEGFKAKGVEVRQGDFDLPETLDSAFAGIDRLLIISADGDNETRIRQHTAAVEAAERAQVKFIAYTSLANASETTMFLAPPHRATEEAILKTGIPYSFLRNNWYLENEVSGIQGVLAGAPWVTSAGAGKVGWALQQDYAEAAAAVLAGNGHENTIYELSGKLLSQDELVSALATVLGKEVAVQHVDDATYTDIMKGAGVPEFIIPFLVDIQSGIRDGALEIESNDFEKLLGRPVTPINEALNQIFSGITKE from the coding sequence ATGAAAATGTTAGTAACAGGCGCCACAGGGAAATTAGGAACGAAAGTTGTTGAAGCATTATTGAAAACTGTGCCTGCGAGTCAACTGGCAGTCAGTGTCCGCAATCCAGAGAAAGCGGAAGGATTTAAAGCTAAAGGTGTAGAAGTTCGACAAGGAGATTTTGATCTTCCGGAAACCTTAGATTCGGCTTTTGCTGGTATCGACCGTTTATTGATTATTTCTGCAGATGGGGACAACGAAACTAGAATTCGTCAGCATACTGCTGCAGTAGAAGCGGCAGAGCGTGCTCAAGTTAAATTCATTGCTTATACAAGTTTAGCGAATGCAAGTGAAACTACGATGTTCCTTGCACCACCACATCGTGCTACTGAAGAAGCCATTTTGAAAACAGGTATTCCTTACTCATTTTTACGTAACAATTGGTATTTGGAAAATGAAGTTAGTGGTATTCAAGGTGTATTGGCAGGAGCTCCTTGGGTCACTTCTGCGGGTGCAGGAAAAGTAGGTTGGGCATTACAACAAGATTATGCTGAGGCAGCGGCAGCTGTTTTGGCTGGTAATGGACATGAAAATACAATCTATGAGCTTTCTGGTAAACTACTATCTCAAGATGAACTAGTTTCTGCACTTGCAACAGTATTAGGTAAAGAAGTAGCGGTACAGCATGTAGATGACGCAACATATACAGACATCATGAAAGGTGCTGGTGTACCAGAATTTATCATTCCGTTTCTGGTAGACATCCAGAGTGGAATTCGGGATGGTGCATTGGAGATTGAAAGTAACGATTTCGAAAAACTTCTCGGTCGTCCTGTCACACCAATCAACGAGGCATTGAATCAGATTTTTAGTGGAATCACCAAAGAATAG
- a CDS encoding Rrf2 family transcriptional regulator, which produces MSISSRFAVGIHILSLIEFNKDGVSSSEFLAGSVNTNPAVIRKIMGMLKNAELINVRPGIAGAELAKELSEITLLDVYKAVNVVQDKELFSVHDNPNPACPVGRNIQDTIVPLFSAAQLALEKSLAHVSIADVVNGIMEKEQLNNTKK; this is translated from the coding sequence ATGTCCATCAGCAGTCGCTTTGCTGTAGGAATTCATATATTATCTCTTATTGAGTTTAATAAAGATGGAGTAAGCTCTTCAGAATTTTTAGCTGGAAGCGTAAATACAAATCCTGCTGTTATTAGAAAAATTATGGGGATGCTAAAAAATGCTGAGTTAATTAACGTTCGCCCTGGGATTGCAGGTGCTGAACTTGCAAAAGAATTATCTGAAATTACATTACTTGACGTTTATAAAGCGGTAAATGTTGTACAAGATAAAGAATTATTTAGTGTGCACGATAATCCAAATCCAGCCTGTCCGGTTGGCAGGAACATTCAAGACACAATCGTTCCACTGTTTTCAGCTGCTCAACTAGCATTAGAAAAGTCATTAGCACATGTGAGTATTGCAGATGTTGTAAACGGGATTATGGAGAAGGAACAACTAAACAATACAAAAAAATAA
- a CDS encoding metal ABC transporter substrate-binding protein, translating to MKRLLGMVLIFLLVLSGCSNAASTKSEKTSDGSKKLQIVTTFYPMYFFAQKVAGNSSNVELLVPNGVEPHDWEPTAKDMARIQDADVFIYNSHYFESWTDKVLKSINDPNLNVVEASKGIELMDALESEEGEEGHNHSSKDPHVWLSPVLAQQEVDTIAEALEQADPKNKEQYKKNAEALNSELADLDGLYKETIDNAKKKEFVTQHAAFGYLAKQYGLTQIPIAGLSPDVEPTLGKLAELTELTKKKNVKIIYFEEMTSSKVAQTLAKEIGAKTEVLNPLEGLTKEEQKKGLDYIDVMKKNLEALKLTILE from the coding sequence ATGAAGAGACTTCTAGGTATGGTCCTTATTTTTCTGTTAGTTTTGAGCGGTTGCTCTAATGCTGCTTCGACGAAAAGTGAAAAAACTAGTGATGGGTCAAAAAAACTGCAAATTGTCACTACTTTTTATCCTATGTATTTCTTTGCCCAAAAAGTGGCTGGAAATTCATCAAACGTTGAACTATTAGTACCGAACGGTGTAGAACCACATGATTGGGAGCCTACAGCAAAGGATATGGCACGGATTCAAGACGCCGATGTCTTTATCTATAATAGCCATTACTTTGAATCCTGGACCGATAAAGTATTAAAGAGTATTAATGATCCAAACTTAAACGTTGTTGAAGCATCCAAAGGAATTGAATTGATGGATGCACTTGAGTCTGAGGAAGGAGAAGAGGGTCATAATCATTCTTCCAAGGATCCGCATGTTTGGTTATCTCCCGTGTTAGCGCAGCAAGAGGTAGATACGATTGCTGAAGCTTTAGAACAGGCAGATCCAAAAAATAAGGAACAATATAAAAAAAATGCAGAAGCATTAAATTCGGAACTAGCAGATTTAGACGGTTTATACAAAGAGACCATTGATAATGCTAAGAAAAAAGAATTTGTTACACAGCATGCTGCTTTTGGTTATTTGGCTAAACAATATGGATTAACTCAAATCCCTATCGCAGGTTTATCACCTGATGTGGAACCTACGCTTGGGAAATTAGCGGAACTAACAGAACTAACAAAAAAGAAAAATGTAAAAATTATTTACTTTGAGGAAATGACTTCTTCAAAAGTGGCGCAAACATTAGCTAAAGAAATAGGGGCTAAAACAGAAGTATTAAATCCATTAGAAGGACTAACTAAGGAAGAACAAAAAAAAGGTCTAGATTATATTGATGTTATGAAGAAAAATCTAGAAGCATTAAAGCTAACAATTTTAGAGTAA